The genomic interval TTTGTAGATGGCGCAATACTTCACCGCCGCCGTGGGTACGGCGCTGAAAGTGACGTCGGCGGCGTCCAGCACGCCGCCGGTGACCGTCTTGCTGGTCAGGGTCTGCGGGGTGCCGACCACGTGGGACGAGAGCGTGCTGAAAAACTCGTCGCTGCCCAGGGTGGGGGCGTAGGTGTCTTTGATCAACGCGCACTTGAGGGTGTCGGCACTGGCGTTGATGGCGCCGGTGAGAAACTTCTCGCGGCCTTTGTCATAGAGGGCGTTTGCCATGGTCTGGTCCTTAATCGAGGTGGAGGGTGGTGAGTTTGGCGGCCTGCTGCGCCGTGCAGGTGACATCTGCCAGCGGTGCGCGCAGGGTGACGCTGTCGATCCCCGGCTGGTGCAGGGCGGCATAGATGGCCGAGAGCGGGACAGTGGCCCCGACCCGGTAATAAGCGGCAGCGGTCTGGTTCATGGCAGCGGTGGCCGCTGCAATGGCCTGCTCCTTGCCAAGGCCGGTGGCGTTGAGGGTGGCATCGACGGCATAGGGCTTGATCTGGGCGGGCTCGACGGCCACCAGATCGCACAGTGGGCGCACATCATCGGCCGAGAGCGCCTGGCTGACCCGATTGAGGGTGTCGGCACTGGGTTGGCCGGCAGGGGAGAGCAGGGTCACCCGCACGGTACCCGGCGAGGGGCTGTCGACGGCCACATCCGCCACCTCGGCACTGGCCGACAGGGCGTGAAACTTGTAGGCATTGACTGGCCCGGCAGTGGTCAGCCCCTCAAAAGCCATCTGGCCGCGCAGGCGCAGGCGGTCATCTGATTCATAGACCGGATCGACAGGCGGATTGGCCGCCGGATCCCCCGGGGTGACCAGCAGGCGGGCGATGTTGTATTCACCAACCACGTGGTCGAGGGTGGTGCCGCTGGCAAAGGCGAGCAGCGTTTGCTTGGCTGCATCGTTGATGCGGGCCCGCAGCACCACCTCCCGATAGGCGTTCTCTTGCAGCAGCTTGTTGAGCGGCTCGGATTCGAGTTCCAGGGTGGCGGCGATGGCTGCTTGCTGGTCTGCCGGGTAGTAGCTCACCAGGGTGGCCTTGCGCTCGGCCAGGATGGTCTCGAAATCGAGAGGCTCCACCACCGAGGGCGGCGGGAGCTGGGTCAAATCCACGTTGCTCAATTGGCGGCTCCTGTGGGAATGGCGATAGAAGCAGACTCCGGCGCGCCGCCGTCCTTGCGCTGCCAGGTGAGTTCGACGGTGAGGGCGCCATCCATGCCGCCGCCCAGCACATCGACCCGGGTGATGGTGATGCGGGGTTCCCAGTTGATAAGGGCCTGCACGGTGGCGGCCATCAGGCGCAGGCGGGTGGCCTGATGCTGGGGCTGGTCGATGAGGTAAAACAGCTCGCTGCCGTAGTCGCGGCGCATGACCCGGGAACCCACCGGGGTGATCAGGATGTCGCGCACCGACTGGATAATGTGGTCGGTGGCGCTGATGGCGCGGCCGGTGGCAGCATTCATGCCGAGCCAGTTCATGCCGGGCCCCCTGTTTGGCCGCCGCCAGTGCTGACGCCGCTGTGTTTGTGGGTGGTGACTTCGACGTTGCCTATCTTGGCGGTGGGGGCGGTTATCTTGCCGCCCGCTTCAATGGTCGAACCGACCTTGAGGGCCTGAGTGCACTCCACCATGGGGGTGATGAGCTTGACGGTGACGGACGCCTCGATGTTGGCAGACTTGATGCCGGTGGCGTTGAGCGCGCCGGTGGTCGGGTTGTATTCGATGACGGCGCCATCGCTGTATTCGGTGCGGTCGAGATCCGGGTTGTCATCGTCCGCCATCGGTTCGGGGAAGGCGATGCAGTTGATGGGGCCGACGATGTAGGCATTGCGCAGATCGCCGCTGACCGACAGCAACAGCACTTGCTCGCCGATGGAGAGGCGATGACGGGTGCGATTCTTCCCGGCCCGCGCTGCTGCGTAGGGCCGCCAGTTGGTGATGAGGT from Aeromonas rivipollensis carries:
- a CDS encoding GPW/gp25 family protein, with amino-acid sequence MNWLGMNAATGRAISATDHIIQSVRDILITPVGSRVMRRDYGSELFYLIDQPQHQATRLRLMAATVQALINWEPRITITRVDVLGGGMDGALTVELTWQRKDGGAPESASIAIPTGAAN
- a CDS encoding phage baseplate assembly protein V, whose protein sequence is MQPTPTELQRQIDNLIRIGTVTAVRSGECRVKTGDLITNWRPYAAARAGKNRTRHRLSIGEQVLLLSVSGDLRNAYIVGPINCIAFPEPMADDDNPDLDRTEYSDGAVIEYNPTTGALNATGIKSANIEASVTVKLITPMVECTQALKVGSTIEAGGKITAPTAKIGNVEVTTHKHSGVSTGGGQTGGPA
- a CDS encoding baseplate assembly protein, with amino-acid sequence MDLTQLPPPSVVEPLDFETILAERKATLVSYYPADQQAAIAATLELESEPLNKLLQENAYREVVLRARINDAAKQTLLAFASGTTLDHVVGEYNIARLLVTPGDPAANPPVDPVYESDDRLRLRGQMAFEGLTTAGPVNAYKFHALSASAEVADVAVDSPSPGTVRVTLLSPAGQPSADTLNRVSQALSADDVRPLCDLVAVEPAQIKPYAVDATLNATGLGKEQAIAAATAAMNQTAAAYYRVGATVPLSAIYAALHQPGIDSVTLRAPLADVTCTAQQAAKLTTLHLD